In Phaseolus vulgaris cultivar G19833 chromosome 3, P. vulgaris v2.0, whole genome shotgun sequence, the sequence CCGTTGTGGCTGATCTCCTGGTACAGATCTTGATCATCGTCGTTGTCGTCATCATCGTTGTCGCTATCGGAATCGTGTTCGGGTTTGACAGGAGAGGGACCTTTCTCCATGGAGTCCATTAGCTTAAAGTGGACCCAGGAGGAGTTGAATCGGGAGACGGGGAGGGAGCGAGCGCGTTGGATCTCGGTGCGGTAGCGCTTGCGGAGCTTCTCCATTTTGTGGCGGCACTGGACGGGGGTTTTGGGAGGAGAGGCGTTGGGGCAGCGGTTTGCTACGGCGTCGGCGACCTCTTGCCAGTGGGTGGCCTTGAGGTTGCCGCGGCCGAGGGAATACCACTTATCACGGTAGGCGTCGATGAGGGCGAGGGTTTCATCGGGTGACCAACAGGGAGGAGGGAGGCGGCGGGAGGAGGGGGGCGCAGGGAGGGGGAGGGGGAGGGGGATGAGGGCTAGGGGGACGGCAGAAGGGGGGTCGGGGGGAGGGGGAGGAGAGGCCATGGAAAAGGAAGGAATGAGAATGAGAGTGGGAGAGGGGTGAGATAGAGTGGGGGAGAGTTGGTTTGGGTTTGGTGGTGGTGGCGTTTGGTAACATAGTGGGTGGTGGTGTGCGGCTGGTTTTGAGATGTGGACAGGATAGGACGAGGGAGGGCACCACCGATTTGGTGGGGGAAGAGGCTAACGTGCGCCGCTCTCACAAAGCGCACCCACTCACTTCACTTGGCCCTCAACTGGACGGTGGTGATTGGGTTTACCATTTTGATGTGGGCTTATCATTATGTGCCAAGAGGTGGAGCTCCTCCAACACCACAATCATCTCATACCTACTAATCCACCAACTTTTCTCAACTATATTACTTTTAATCATTcaaacattaaattaaatatacaatACACCACTCTCCAACTTCCCTCTCTCTCTCCACACCACTTCAACTGCCAATGCTACATTTGGATGCACAAATTCCTATTAACGCTCCCCTAAATTTCCATTAACACTCCCATTTTCTTTATTACCATATATACCctttatataaaataagttcAAACTCTAGGATGTTCATTTCTTGCTCTCCAACTGCCCAAGAAGACAGCGAGGTAAAAATCTAATCATAGAAGGGGAGAGAGTGTGAGGATATGACTATTCCAAAAAGATAGAAATAAATTAAGGTTAACGAACTAATTTTACTAAAAGGGCGGAATGAACTTAGCAAGCGGAGAGTGGAAATAGTAAAAGCCACTCAATAATAATGTTGGGTATGCTAAAAgcctatttaattttttaaaaaatgagggGCCACTTTGTAAACGATTTGGATCAAAAccttttgtaaatattatttaattgaaaagAATAAGTTTTTTATTGTTTAGATTAATAAGCtaatttatttagaaaatacAAGGgatataataatgttattacGTGATATTTTATTCACACGAGGtaataatataaaagataaattactctttgagtttttggtttattcataaaattcaatttggttCTCTTAATTGTTTAAAATCTGTTCCGAAGCTAACATATAGTAATGGTTACAAAATTGCcacataaataatttaatttttaaaaaaactaagtaTAATGACATTTTTAAAAGCATGAATTAAactactattaaaaaaataattattttaaaatgatattaatttttacaatattttaataacctaataatttttaatttttatttatagcaGATTTCTCCCGCCTAATaagtatattattaataaaaaataatttttaaaataaaattactacaTTACTAAAGCAAcattttttaaactattatgtgcataattttattcaataaaatagTACATAGAATTTAGAAATACCTAATGATATATAAAGAGCATATCTTTCTTTCATCTATTTTTGCCACCTAATTGTTcatctaattatatattaattaacatctttcattgttttttttttcaattaaatgttttttaattaattgtgaTTGTACTTAAATATgtacaacaaaataaaattcatatttgaattaaatattcTCTTAAATGAGTAAGTGCTATTTAATTATGAGAGGTAGAGCGTGAATGCAGGAATTTAAACCAAGCAGTTTATAACGCAGAATAGCAAGATTAAGGAGCAAGTGATGGGTCAGAGCCATACCTTTGAAGATTGATAGTAGAAAGGCGCGAGCTTTGTAAGGAAGGAATTGCAAGAGCTTtaggaagaagatgaacaatGAAGAAATGGGTGTAATTGATGGAATAGTGCTCAGAGCGCGCATCTTTTGAAAGGTATAACGTAAACATTGAGAAGCGTTAGCGACACTCAGCCTCAGCCGCAGGATTGGGCCACGTGTCGAGAGATTAAAGCATAACTTAAGGTGTCATGTCACAAGCACATGAACGTCCCATCACCAGAATGCCACATGGATGGTaaggcgaggccttagtcttttcactaaaaacaagttatcagctcaagactgggggtttgtgtaccgacccgtcctcaggcgttgaccaaagtcaaacatGCGGTATGACCCATCAAGGGACTCAAAGGAGGAAAGTTAATGTATTGACCGCCTTGGGTGTCACTAGGTATGGGTGTCGCCAGCTTTGGGCGTCGACAGGTTTAGGCGTCGCCCACCTTGAAGGCATAACCCGTTGTCCTAAGAGCGTGCTTTGGCCAAGATGGTGCCACTCCCTCCGATACCCACAAGTAGGAGTGACCGTAGAAGGGGCGACATGGAAGGAGGTGGCGCGGTAGGGGcctggaggcctcgggcctcggtgTGTCAGAAAGTAAACATAGTTGAGAAAGGTGGATTGAAAGCCACACCTTCAATATCAGTAAGAAGAGCCCCGATCCACGACTTATCCGCGCATGAGATGTAGGAAGGCGGCAGAACGCACCACCGCTGCCCTCTGGAGAAGATACAACCTGTAAGAGGCCACGCCCCAGAGGGGCATCTCCATGCAAGCTACGTAAGCAGTTCAAAAGATTCCCAGGGGAAGTGACTTAGAAACGGGTGCATCAGTTGGCTCCCATGCAGTCACCCCTGGGCGTGCCAACACTCCAACAGGGCTACCACAAGCATCGTGAGGTACACTCACTAGTGAACTTAAGTCAGGAAAGCCACGTGGCGGAAACACCAGCAAAGGTATATAAGGCACAAAGAGAAACAAcataaggtacgtttttcagaTACTCTGTCATTTGGCAAACTGTACGCACTTGTGAACTTGAGAGAGAATTTGAGAGAATTCTGTTACGCACTTCCAAGAGCACGGTTTTTGCCCTGttctgatacggaggtgcacggtGTTTCTTGCCCCgattactgacttgagcgtcagagtgcaaacgccCGCGAGCGTGCCATTTGCCTCTGTGTTGCAGGAAATCTTCACAGGAGGAGGAGTAGTCTCGAAGATCCGCGTTCCACCGTTAAAAGATACGCACGAAGGTGCATGAGTTTCTGGCAGGaacaatactgatggtaccatcagtgttattggtgtgaataatactaatggtgccatcaatgttattggtggcaataatgctgatggtaccatcattgttattggtgggaataatacgttattggtgggaataatactgatggaaccatcagtgttaatggtgggaataatactcatggtaccattagtgttattggtgggaataatactaatggtacaatcagtgttattggtgggaataatactgatggtaccatcaatgttatttgtgggaataatactgatggtaccatcagtgttattggtgggaataatattgatggtagcAACAATGTTATtcgtgggaataatactgatggtaccatcagtgttatttgtgcgaataatactgatggtaccatcagtgttattggtgggaataatactgctggtaccatcaatgttatgggtgggaataatactgatggtaccatcagtgttatttgtggGAATAATAATGATGgtaccactgatttttcctgcaaaacaaaacagatttaacacatatggtacccctttcaAGTTTAGGGTCCAacatgattaatacctttccttaggaagccatttggccaaccctttaggaacaaggtaccttCTAGCTTTACGTGTTCTAGATATATGTCCagacttcatacaataaaaacaagttGCAGAATGCATTGTATTTGAAcaactaaaagaggaaaaacctgttttggaaggaacaaaagaactgcacagctttttcacattacttttcattccaggattatatcctagaccatttttattaaaaacagcattctgtgaacctaataaggtttcaagattttctcttcctttagtgaaatttgagagtgtttttaacaaatattcaacctatttttccagcttcttacaattatcacaggtttttattgatgcatgcaaacatgttaattcaaggctaaccaattcagttttagctttgtgtaattcttcttcaagagcctTAACCTTAGGTTCCAATACCCTATTTACTTTATTCAGTTTGTTACATATGACAGCCAatctatttgcttcatcatgtgtttccttaaaggcaattaatagctgatcataattttcagaatcagttgaatagtcacttactgaatcagatgctgatccttcatcattcaccatgaagcacaaatttgcttcttcacttccaGTTGAAGAGTCACTTGTTGAGGATACATCATTCTCTTCCCAAGAGATATAAGCTCTCtttcctttgcctctttcactcttcttgcttgctgatttttctttgttttgattgtttgggtaatcaacctttatatgacctggtttgccacaaccaaagcaagtataactAGGAGAATTTGAGTCATTGGATTTAGAAtacctttttctttgttgagttctgtCTCGGTTCTTTCTTTTCAGaaacctgctgaattttctggtgagcagactcaaggtctcatcatgttcataattcttctcttcctcacttgtatcatgttccatggtagtctgtaaggcaattcctttggctcttttcttcactgtttcttgttctttcaatcttttgagTTCTAACTCATGTTCAATCAATCAATTTTCCAAAGAGTGCTGCAGtagacatcttggataaatctctggattcagagattgctgttaccttaggctgccagattctatcaaggcatttcagcacctttatgttgagctcttccttgtcaaagactttaccaaggccagtgaggtgatttacaatatgtgtaaatcgtttatgcacatctgcaatactctcttctgattgcattctgaacagttcGTATTCCTGAATGAGTGAAGGCTTCCTTGCTCGTTTCACATCATCTGTCCCTTCATGGGTTACCTCTAGTacttcccacatctctttagctgAGCTGCATTGGGACACTCTAAAGAATTCATCCATATTTAGTCCAGAggtgatgatgttcttggctaaggagtcatattgagccttcttcctctcagtttcactccattcagaccaaaaCTTCTTCACAGTttcttctttgacaacctgcataggtataaaaggtccactgaccactgcatcccaaatacccatatcaatagactccataaaaattttcatcctaattttccagaaagcatagttaacaccaccaaacataggagatCTATTgatagacgcaccttcagcaaaaggcattttaaactcagacatcatgcatacacttgagcaaaatacaagccctagctcttgataccaattgttagagttaaacagtgtctaagttcaagaggggaggggtgaattgagcttatcaaattttcgcaAAAGAAACTGTTTTACAGTGTAACAGAGgtgaaaagaacaaattgattttaaacgaaacagattgtttttacaaatgACTTTAGCACAAACAGAACTTGATCAACAAGGTTTAGATCAACCAGCagaaataacataaataaattgattAACTTTCACAACTTAAAAAGTTACAGTTTGTAGCACAGGATTAATCAATTTTACTTAACACAAAGCATATAGAGTAATGAACACATGTCACAGTTCAGTCaaggaaaacaattcaccctttTTCCATATTACAAATTTACACAGCAGCTTGATTTATGTTTAGAAGATTGATTGACAAGCTAGAATGGCAGATTTAATCAGGTCCAGAGTTAACAAATTTagattcaaaagaacagattcctttcttgacagattatgtgAAAACTTAGAAttaagtgcagggatgagaagagaaacacaagagaatttttatactggttcactcatcaagaaATACGTCCAGTTCACGTTactccaaggtgaaatccactaaaacagatacaatcaattacagcacacacaacagttcttgaacccttcaagaacttcaacaaccaaggctgaaaaacactatttgagcataccttgcactccaagaaaccctatctagagtgactaacacttacacctattacaagaatgaataagggaaagattacacctgaaattgtgttgcaagaacataaaccagttgttctatttgctccaagacagtaccaacaccttcaaccagcacaaggttcttcaagaacaagctgacatgtatttctcttttgaaaaacctttgcaaaaccttttcaattctCTTTTTCACACACGAAATGTTGTATCTCTATCAAAACTGTGATTGTTCAGCATCCCTTTACGTGAGAAgggaattttattttatagagaacagtttctaaccacttttcaaaaaacagtttcagagcagtttaaaaaacaacagattgattctaaaaacaacaggttaaatgttaacaaaactgccagctcagcttaattgaaataacagactgagctgtacctttggtgccctaactgaatttcgaaaagcctttcaacagagcaaaaataaacctattgtttatcaagaaaacagatttatttttgtactgaatgaaaccttttaagaaaactttaagaagcttttccaaaaccatttaaccacatcatgagcttgatcttactaccttggTTTGAcatctaggataggtcatgcagcaaaaggcaaccttgaataCACATAAGCCTAAAATACAGAATCATCTAAGACACATAGcaaccttcaaagcaaactagctaaaGACTACATCAAACACCCCAATGCAAGGttgagatgagcttcatccatctccAACAATCTctccctgtttgatggagacaaaaactcctttgctttgtatACTTGACGATCAAAACTGCACTGTACTAGCTTCCAAGAAAACTGCACAACAACATTTAGAGATAAAACCAGAATATAACAGTATATGAGTTTTGTGCTACCTCCCTGCAGCTTGAGCCAAATCATCAACTTATGTGAGCACTCTTTCATCTGTCCTTCTCCCCCTTTGGGTTCATCAAAGAGAGTAGAACATTTAATAAAAGAAGCACACCACAGATATGCATAACAGTTCAAACTAAAGCCAGTTTATAGGTCTATtacaaaccaaaacagaataaaaccgatgcagaaaaaaatagaaaaacccaattgttcaacaagacataaggaaaaaaaactttgaaaagATCACTTGTTATAGTGGTAGAGCTCGGCTAGCTGctcctgaactccttcaattaggtcatccaagtgttgaaacctggcttgAGTCATTTCATAGTATTCCTTTTGGTCGTATGTGAGGGTATCCAGCCTGAGTAGAACTTGCCTTTCGAACATGGATAGAGGTTCACCTCTATGCACAGGTTCCTGATACGCAACCAATGCATTTTTGGCTTGTAGCAGCAACATCCTCATTTGCGAAAGAGTGAACCGGTGACTCATCCATGTGCTGCACACCatcaacattttcttcttcttcatctcttgGATTAGCTGCTTCATTCTCAACTCTATTTGCAGCATTCCTTCGAAAGATCTAGCTGTCTTCCTCCTTTTGGAACCCCATTTTCAagagagtggagttgtctatttcacttgttgccttaatggtgtcatttctctcatttgtagtaTCAACTTCAAAATAGTCAATTAGTTTTGATACAAAAATTGCATATGGAAAACGATAATCGGTAAGCCTTGttgatttgagcatatgctctaccattgtacttacccaatttaccttgagttgattcattATACAGTATAGCAGaatcaaatcctcttcatgGAGAGTAGCATGATTGCTTCCTCTAGGAGTAAGTTGCCAAGCAATTATGTAGGCTAGGAGTATTGGAATTAAGGTCAGATTACCAGCATGAAATCTTGCCATTGGTCCAGCAGGATTTCTGATCAGGAGTCCTAAAAAGGGCCCCAGCTAAGCCTAAACcatgccttcaaaaagggtgtgTT encodes:
- the LOC137806943 gene encoding trihelix transcription factor ENAP1, which gives rise to MASPPPPPDPPSAVPLALIPLPLPLPAPPSSRRLPPPCWSPDETLALIDAYRDKWYSLGRGNLKATHWQEVADAVANRCPNASPPKTPVQCRHKMEKLRKRYRTEIQRARSLPVSRFNSSWVHFKLMDSMEKGPSPVKPEHDSDSDNDDDDNDDDQDLYQEISHNGHTRSLNKLYRNGFPGVGAGGFRIRIPTGMAPAQPGSGSKLFGKVGNQKFSPNLNQNPNPNFGKKRERDPVGEMVAAIKVLGDGFVRMEQMKMEMAREIESMRMEMEMKRTEMILESQQRIVEAFAKAVSEKKKAKTVSSPQQP
- the LOC137839442 gene encoding uncharacterized protein, translated to MPFAEGASINRSPMFGGVNYAFWKIRMKIFMESIDMGIWDAVVSGPFIPMQVVKEETVKKFWSEWSETERKKAQYDSLAKNIITSGLNMDEFFRVSQCSSAKEMWEVLEVTHEGTDDVKRARKPSLIQEYELFRMQSEESIADVHKRFTHIPKVTAISESRDLSKMSTAALFGKLID